A DNA window from Betta splendens chromosome 6, fBetSpl5.4, whole genome shotgun sequence contains the following coding sequences:
- the wu:fa25f02 gene encoding uncharacterized protein wu:fa25f02 isoform X1, translating into MSTMSLFHSMFQLSPSVCLCFLCLLVVLTDSFSSSVSRDVVVAAKSTLEVNAVNTIVVTTTRPASTSSTTTATATTTASTTTTASTASTTTTASTASTASTASTASTASTTTTASTTTTASTTTTASTTTTASTTTTASTTTTASTTTTASTTTTASTTTTASTSTASTTTAAAAATTETSSAPTNRSDSAAAVTSIPVIDVAEDALTRQLLDTASLLAVLLFGLLFFLVTVSVFVTQAYESYRRKDYTQVDYLINGMYADSGV; encoded by the exons A TGTCTACCATGTCCCTGTTCCACTCCATGTTCCAACTGAGTCCTTCAGtgtgtctctgcttcctctgcctgcTAGTGGTCCTCACTGATTCCTTCTCCTCCAGTGTATCGAGAGATGTTGTCGTTGCTGCCAAGAGTACACTTGAAGTAAACGCAGTCAACACCATAGTGGTGACGACCACAAGACCAGCCTCTACATCaagcacaacaacagcaacagcaacaacgaCGGCATCGACAACAACGACGGCATCGACGGCATCGACGACAACGACGGCATCGACGGCATCGACGGCATCGACGGCATCGACGGCATCGACGGCATCGACGACAACGACGGCATCGACGACAACGACGGCATCGACGACAACGACGGCATCGACGACAACGACGGCATCGACGACAACGACGGCATCGACGACAACGACGGCATCGACGACAACGACGGCATCGACGACAACGACGGCATCGACGACAACGACGGCATCGACATCGACGGCATCGACAacgacggcagcagcagcagcaacgacaGAAACATCATCAGCTCCTACGAATCGCAGtgattcagctgctgcagtaacCAGCATCCCAGTGATAGATGTAGCAGAGGACGCGCTGACCAGGCAGCTGCTGGACACGGCGTCTTTACTAGCTGTGCTGCTCTTTGGCCTGCTCTTCTTCCTGGTCACCGTATCCGTGTTTGTCACTCAGGCCTATGAGAGCTACAGAAGAAAGGATTACACCCAGGTGGACTACCTGATCAACGGAATGTATGCAGACTCAGGCgtgtag
- the wu:fa25f02 gene encoding uncharacterized protein C11orf24 homolog isoform X3, with translation MSLSVLRPHLQCVTLRDLCVSRDVVVAAKSTLEVNAVNTIVVTTTRPASTSSTTTATATTTASTTTTASTASTTTTASTASTASTASTASTASTTTTASTTTTASTTTTASTTTTASTTTTASTTTTASTTTTASTTTTASTTTTASTSTASTTTAAAAATTETSSAPTNRSDSAAAVTSIPVIDVAEDALTRQLLDTASLLAVLLFGLLFFLVTVSVFVTQAYESYRRKDYTQVDYLINGMYADSGV, from the exons ATGAGCTTGTCTGTTTTACGTCCACATCTACAGTGTGTAACATTAAGGGATTTGTG TGTATCGAGAGATGTTGTCGTTGCTGCCAAGAGTACACTTGAAGTAAACGCAGTCAACACCATAGTGGTGACGACCACAAGACCAGCCTCTACATCaagcacaacaacagcaacagcaacaacgaCGGCATCGACAACAACGACGGCATCGACGGCATCGACGACAACGACGGCATCGACGGCATCGACGGCATCGACGGCATCGACGGCATCGACGGCATCGACGACAACGACGGCATCGACGACAACGACGGCATCGACGACAACGACGGCATCGACGACAACGACGGCATCGACGACAACGACGGCATCGACGACAACGACGGCATCGACGACAACGACGGCATCGACGACAACGACGGCATCGACGACAACGACGGCATCGACATCGACGGCATCGACAacgacggcagcagcagcagcaacgacaGAAACATCATCAGCTCCTACGAATCGCAGtgattcagctgctgcagtaacCAGCATCCCAGTGATAGATGTAGCAGAGGACGCGCTGACCAGGCAGCTGCTGGACACGGCGTCTTTACTAGCTGTGCTGCTCTTTGGCCTGCTCTTCTTCCTGGTCACCGTATCCGTGTTTGTCACTCAGGCCTATGAGAGCTACAGAAGAAAGGATTACACCCAGGTGGACTACCTGATCAACGGAATGTATGCAGACTCAGGCgtgtag
- the wu:fa25f02 gene encoding uncharacterized protein C11orf24 homolog isoform X2, which yields MSLFHSMFQLSPSVCLCFLCLLVVLTDSFSSSVSRDVVVAAKSTLEVNAVNTIVVTTTRPASTSSTTTATATTTASTTTTASTASTTTTASTASTASTASTASTASTTTTASTTTTASTTTTASTTTTASTTTTASTTTTASTTTTASTTTTASTTTTASTSTASTTTAAAAATTETSSAPTNRSDSAAAVTSIPVIDVAEDALTRQLLDTASLLAVLLFGLLFFLVTVSVFVTQAYESYRRKDYTQVDYLINGMYADSGV from the coding sequence ATGTCCCTGTTCCACTCCATGTTCCAACTGAGTCCTTCAGtgtgtctctgcttcctctgcctgcTAGTGGTCCTCACTGATTCCTTCTCCTCCAGTGTATCGAGAGATGTTGTCGTTGCTGCCAAGAGTACACTTGAAGTAAACGCAGTCAACACCATAGTGGTGACGACCACAAGACCAGCCTCTACATCaagcacaacaacagcaacagcaacaacgaCGGCATCGACAACAACGACGGCATCGACGGCATCGACGACAACGACGGCATCGACGGCATCGACGGCATCGACGGCATCGACGGCATCGACGGCATCGACGACAACGACGGCATCGACGACAACGACGGCATCGACGACAACGACGGCATCGACGACAACGACGGCATCGACGACAACGACGGCATCGACGACAACGACGGCATCGACGACAACGACGGCATCGACGACAACGACGGCATCGACGACAACGACGGCATCGACATCGACGGCATCGACAacgacggcagcagcagcagcaacgacaGAAACATCATCAGCTCCTACGAATCGCAGtgattcagctgctgcagtaacCAGCATCCCAGTGATAGATGTAGCAGAGGACGCGCTGACCAGGCAGCTGCTGGACACGGCGTCTTTACTAGCTGTGCTGCTCTTTGGCCTGCTCTTCTTCCTGGTCACCGTATCCGTGTTTGTCACTCAGGCCTATGAGAGCTACAGAAGAAAGGATTACACCCAGGTGGACTACCTGATCAACGGAATGTATGCAGACTCAGGCgtgtag